In the genome of Takifugu rubripes chromosome 18, fTakRub1.2, whole genome shotgun sequence, one region contains:
- the LOC105417784 gene encoding suppressor APC domain-containing protein 1 isoform X1: MACRPHGSGSYTVVIIPLRTSLRSLDALRFYLQVKRLKDLEKEKDLLFCGLEIMEKARLWYLQSLEGNRARRNFILEAKRELGCSQVATLQAQSCLLRSLFQRVNDSLGSVMSEPNISHSSAPSLPETLVDGALRWHNAVLTQEVSVKNQKISTLELEKDALLEQLDDLQVQ, from the exons ATGGCCTGTCGTCCCCACGGCTCTGGCTCCTACACCGTGGTCATCATCCCACTCAGGACCAGCCTCCGCAGCCTGGACGCACTCCGCTTCTAcctacag GTGAAGCGTCTGAAGGATCTGGAAAAAGAGAAGGATCTACTCTTCTGTGGCCTGGAGATCATGGAGAAGGCTCGGCTGTGGTACCTCCAGAGTTTGGAGGGGAACAGGGCGAGGAGGAACTTCATCCTGGAGGCCAAGAGGGAGCTCGGCTGCAGCCAGGTAGCGACGCTACAG GCTCAATCATGCCTGCTCAGGTCTCTTTTCCAGCGGGTAAACGACTCCTTGGGCTCTGTGATGAGTGAGCCCAACATCTCCCACAGCAGCGCCCCGTCTCTGCCCGAGACTTTGGTGGATGGCGCCCTCCGGTGGCACAATGCGGTACTGACGCAG gaagtgagtgtaAAAAATCAGAAGATCTCCACATTAGAGCTGGAAAAGGATGCTCTTCTTGAACAGCTTGATGACCTGCAGGTCCAATGA
- the LOC105417785 gene encoding achaete-scute homolog 4-like has product MDHIAYVFMDNSGTYRDALRLGLPFHLDPYLDPVRGQAFQYGRFSCFNFHGGLGVCDYSFEPAFIRKRNERERQRVRCVNEGYARLREHLPQELEDKRLSKVETLRAAIEYIKHLQNLLDLSVSGMETPFGDVRKGDARRAPRGSEWSSDGESKTGLSDSGEVY; this is encoded by the coding sequence ATGGATCACATTGCATATGTCTTCATGGACAACAGTGGGACATACCGAGACGCGCTTCGCCTTGGACTGCCCTTCCACTTGGACCCTTACCTCGACCCCGTGCGGGGTCAAGCCTTCCAGTACGGGCGATTCTCCTGTTTTAACTTTCACGGAGGTCTCGGTGTGTGCGACTACTCCTTCGAGCCTGCTTTCATCCGGAAGAGAAACGAGAGGGAGCGCCAGCGGGTGCGCTGCGTCAACGAGGGTTACGCGCGTCTCAGGGAGCATCTCccgcaggagctggaggacaagcGACTCAGCAAGGTCGAGACTCTGCGGGCGGCTATCGAGTACATCAAGcacctgcagaacctgctggaCTTGAGCGTCTCCGGGATGGAGACGCCTTTTGGAGACGTGCGTAAAGGAGACGCGCGTCGTGCGCCTCGGGGGTCAGAGTGGAGCAGCGACGGAGAATCCAAGACTGGACTGAGCGACAGCGGGGAAGTTTACTGA
- the LOC105417784 gene encoding suppressor APC domain-containing protein 1 isoform X2 translates to MACRPHGSGSYTVVIIPLRTSLRSLDALRFYLQVKRLKDLEKEKDLLFCGLEIMEKARLWYLQSLEGNRARRNFILEAKRELGCSQAQSCLLRSLFQRVNDSLGSVMSEPNISHSSAPSLPETLVDGALRWHNAVLTQEVSVKNQKISTLELEKDALLEQLDDLQVQ, encoded by the exons ATGGCCTGTCGTCCCCACGGCTCTGGCTCCTACACCGTGGTCATCATCCCACTCAGGACCAGCCTCCGCAGCCTGGACGCACTCCGCTTCTAcctacag GTGAAGCGTCTGAAGGATCTGGAAAAAGAGAAGGATCTACTCTTCTGTGGCCTGGAGATCATGGAGAAGGCTCGGCTGTGGTACCTCCAGAGTTTGGAGGGGAACAGGGCGAGGAGGAACTTCATCCTGGAGGCCAAGAGGGAGCTCGGCTGCAGCCAG GCTCAATCATGCCTGCTCAGGTCTCTTTTCCAGCGGGTAAACGACTCCTTGGGCTCTGTGATGAGTGAGCCCAACATCTCCCACAGCAGCGCCCCGTCTCTGCCCGAGACTTTGGTGGATGGCGCCCTCCGGTGGCACAATGCGGTACTGACGCAG gaagtgagtgtaAAAAATCAGAAGATCTCCACATTAGAGCTGGAAAAGGATGCTCTTCTTGAACAGCTTGATGACCTGCAGGTCCAATGA
- the prdm4 gene encoding PR domain zinc finger protein 4, whose translation MNDINLSPVGMDQLTVPSVSASHLGLPASPTHNPIPTPGMPVAIPSLGPSLGSLPSALSLMLPMAPLSDRGVMCGLPDRNYSLPPPPYPHLESSYFRHILPGILSYLADRPPPQYIHPSSLNMDGTLSVASNNPTGMDPYSGPGGPLEQGLVPMDSRQVSGQGELHQTGGHELDSTGLTMESRVSSPMSPNRMGEELATMEGVGVVAESDTQQQLGGGRQPQPHEGLAGVDASAGVMPLHGPSVLELPVVMEPDHMGSRVGGAGGGGGGAGGLGEQLHSNGELNSGVVSVVLTGSMANQGQLEPVSLHGHTGIGLDAVNVSPITAEVSLGPENNLVLVNSTLQLEDSPSDKENMVTAYTIWCTLCERSYTSDCPEHGPVTFIPDTPIQSRARLSLPRPLCLRISVANEPLGVFARDIIPQRTCFGPMVGQHCSNVDLSDWPEKDTPQIWKVYHNNVLEFSIVTTDENECNWMMFVRKARTHEEQNLVAYPANGKLFFCTTTEIHLDQELLFYYSRDYCRLLGVPQVPEGQLCQCGKECSSFSDLKSHISSVNSNHGHNQPPHSHSPPQQDHVQQQQPQQQPEPQQQQQQSHHEEKLANGASSSSSSPWPCHAHAGQTNGDNSRGSADGNSNRVSVRGKGHGHVREKKYKCSMCSRAFITITKLNVHFMGHVGMKPHKCEYCSKAFSDPSNLRMHLKIHTGQKNYKCSICDKLFTQKSHVASHMLIHTGAEKLKCDLCDRAFIRKHDLKQHMFSHTHERRIQCPKCNKHFLKTNHLKKHMNSHEGRRDFVCEKCHKAFLTKYHLTRHLKICKGPKVERTSRKEQDEEDEEEEDDGRRRMKGGDRHIDSSEDCGLDVGGYNSEKSLSPSH comes from the exons ATGAATGACATTAATTTAAGTCCTGTGGGTATGGACCAGCTCACCGTGCCCTCAGTGAGTGCCAGTCACCTGGGTCTGCCCGCCTCGCCCACACACAACCCAATCCCCACGCCAG GTATGCCAGTGGCCATCCCCAGTTTGGGTCCTTCCCTTGGTTCCCTGCCTTCTGCCCTCTCTTTGATGCTCCCAATGGCTCCACTGAGTGACAGAGGTGTGATGTGCGGTCTGCCGGACAGGAATTACTCCTTGCCTCCACCTCCCTACCCCCATCTGGAGAGCAGTTACTTCAGACACATACTGCCAG GCATCCTGTCATATCTAGCAGACCGCCCACCTCCTCAGTACATCCACCCCAGCAGTCTAAACATGGATGGGACCTTGTCTGTGGCCAGCAACAACCCCACAGGTATGGACCCTTATAGTGGGCCCGGCGGCCCATTAGAACAGGGTCTGGTACCTATGGATTCCCGGCAGGTCAGCGGCCAGGGGGAACTCCATCAGACTGGTGGTCATGAACTGGATTCAACAGGGTTGACCATGGAGTCACGTGTCAGCAGCCCCATGTCCCCGAACCGGATGGGGGAAGAGCTGGCCACTATGGAGGGCGTTGGGGTGGTGGCGGAGTCCGacacccagcagcagctcggagGGGGAAGACAACCTCAGCCACACGAGGGCCTGGCTGGGGTCGACGCATCCGCTGGCGTTATGCCGCTCCACGGTCCCTCCGTCCTTGAACTACCGGTGGTGATGGAGCCCGATCACATGGGGAGCCGGGTGGGGGgtgctggagggggaggaggaggggcggggggacTTGGCGAGCAGCTTCACTCCAACGGGGAGCTGAATTCGGGCGTGGTTAGCGTGGTGCTCACCGGCTCCATGGCCAACCAGGGCCAACTGGAGCCCGTGTCACTTCATGGACACACCGGAATTGGACTGGACGCGGTAAACGTGTCTCCCATCACTGCCGAGGTGTCGCTGGGGCCAGAAAACAACCTGGTGCTGGTGAATTCCACACTGCAGCTGGAGGATTCTCCTTCTGACAAAGAGAACATGGTCACTGCTTACACCATCT GGTGCACGCTATGTGAGCGCTCATATACCTCAGACTGCCCCGAGCACGGTCCAGTCACGTTTATCCCCGACACCCCGATCCAAAGCCGAGCTCGCCTCTCTCTGCCACGGCCGCTCTGTCTGCGCATCTCAGTAGCTAACGAACCTCTTG gagtttTTGCCCGGGACATCATCCCTCAGAGGACATGCTTTGGACCAATGGTGGGACAGCACTGTAGTAACGTGGACCTCTCCGATTGGCCAGAGAAGGACACCCCACAGATATGGAAG GTGTACCACAACAACGTGCTGGAATTCTCCATTGTGACGACAGATGAGAACGAGTGCAACTGGATGATGTTTGTCCGCAAAGCAAG GACCCACGAGGAGCAAAACCTGGTGGCCTACCCGGCTAACGGGAAGCTGTTCTTCTGTACCACGACAGAGATCCACCTGGATCAAGAGCTGCTCTTCTATTACAGCAGGGACTATTGCAGGCTGCTGG GTGTTCCACAGGTGCCTGAAGGTCAGCTATGTCAGTGTGGCAAAGAGTGCTCCTCTTTCTCCGACCTCAAGTCTCATATTAGCAGCGTCAACAGCAACCACGGCCACAACCAGCCTCCGCACAGCCACAGCCCACCACAGCAGGACCAcgttcagcagcagcaaccacagcaacagcctgagccacagcagcagcagcaacagagccaCCACGAAGAGAAACTGGCGAACGGCGCCTcgagctcctcctcttccccgtGGCCCTGCCACGCCCATGCGGGACAGACAAACGGTGATAACAGCAGGGGGAGCGCGGATGGAAACTCTAACAGGGTCAGCGTCCGGGGGAAAGGTCATGGTCACGTGCGTGAGAAGAAGTATAAATGCAGCATGTGTTCCCGGGCGTTCATCACGATCACTAAGCTCAATGTGCACTTCATGGGGCACGTGGGGATGAAGCCTCACAAGTGTGAGTACTGCAGTAAGGCCTTCAGTGATCCCAGCAACCTCAGGATGCACCTCAAGATTCACACGG GCCAGAAGAACTACAAATGCTCAATCTGCGATAAGTTGTTCACCCAGAAGTCTCATGTGGCGTCACACATGCTCATCCACACCGGTGCTGAGAAGCTCAAGTGTGACCTCTGCGATCGGGCCTTCATCAGGAAACATGACCTGAAACAACACATGTTCTCTCACACGCA TGAACGCCGGATACAGTGTCCAAAGTGCAACAAACACTTCCTCAAGACCAACCACCTGAAGAAGCACATGAACTCTCATGAGGGCCGCAGAGACTTTGTCTGCGAGAAATGCCACAAAGCGTTTCTCACCAAATACCACCTCACCCGTCACCTCAAAATCTGCAAAGGGCCAAAGGTGGAGAGAACATCCAGGAAGGAGCAGGACGAAGAGgacgaagaagaggaggacgacgGGAGGCGCAGAATGAAAGGAGGGGACAGACACATTGACAGCAGTGAGGACTGCGGTTTGGATGTTGGCGGCTATAACTCTGAGAAGTCTTTGTCGCCCTCTCATTGA